CATCTACGGCACCTTCGCCGATGCCAGCGGCAATCCCATCACCGTGATGAACGGCTATTTTCCTCAAGGTGAGAGCCGCGACCATCCGGTTAAATTCCCGGCCAAGCAGCGCTTCTATGCCGATCTGCAGCAGTTGCTGGTTGAGCGTTTCGACCCGCAGCAGGCACTGGTGGTAATGGGCGACATCAACATCAGTCCCGAGGATTGCGACATCGGCATCGGCGAACCCAATCGCCTGCGCTGGCTGAAGACCGGCAAGTGCAGTTTCCTGCCGGAAGAACGCGAATGGCTGGCAACCCTCAAGAGCTGGGGTCTGGTGGACAGCTTCCGCCACCTCAACCCCGAGGTGAATGACCGCTTCAGTTGGTTCGACTACCGCAGCCGTGGCTTCGAGGATGACCCCAAGCGCGGCCTGCGTATCGACGTGATCCTCGCCAGCCAGCCGCTGCAGGCACGCTTCAAGGACGCGGGCATCGACTACGATCTGCGCGGCATGGACAAGCCGTCCGATCATGCGCCGATCTGGCTTGAGCTGAACTGAAACACAGGCGCAGGCAGATGATGCGCCCCGTCACAAGACTGCAACCTGACTGACTTAATCTGCGCGGCACGTTGTCCCACCCACTAGAAGGTGCCTGCCGCATGCCGCGCGCCCTGTCCGCCGACCGCGACCTCTGGGGTCGTACCCTGTCACTGTTGCTGATCGGTTTCATCTGCTACGCCCTGCCCCTTTCCGTCTTCGCCTCCGCTCTGCCCGCATCGGAAGGCAACCAGCCGGTCCTGCGTATTCAGGGCTCCAACACCATTGGTGCCAAGGTGGCTCCGGAACTGCTCAAAGGGTTGTTCGAAGCTCAAGGCCTGCATGACATTCGTACCGAGAACGGCGCCCGCGAGAACGAGCAACGCGTGCTGGCGCGCCAGGCCGATGGCCGTTTGGTCATCGTCGAGGTGGCGGCCCATGGTTCGGGTACCGGTTTCACTTCGCTCAAGGATGGCAGCGCCGACCTAGCCGCCTCGTCACGGCCGATCAAGGATGGTGAAGCCGCTACCCTGGCCACGCTGGGCGACATGCACAGCCCGCAGAGCGAGCAGGTCATCGCCATCGACGGCCTGGCGATCATCGTCCATCCGTCAAACCCGGTTGCCGCCCTTAGCGTCGAGCAGATCGCGCAACTGTTCTCCGGCGAGATCAATGACTGGGCGGCGCTAGGTGGCAAGCCCGGCAAGGTTCGCGCTTATGCGCGCGATGACAACTCCGGCACCTATGACACCTTCAAGGAGCTTGTGTTGGCTCCGGGCGGACGCACGCTGGTGGCCGATGCCCAACGCTTCGAATCCAGCACCCAGCTGTCGGATTCGGTGAGCAGCGACCCCAATGGCATCGGTTTCATAGGCCTGCCCTACATTCGTCAGGCCAAGGCGATCGCCGTCGCAGCGGGTGATTCGCAGCCCATGCTGCCGAGCAACACACTGATCGCTACCGAGGATTATCCGCTGGCGCGTCGCCTGTTTCTCTACAACGACCCACAGCTGACCAATCCCTGGGCACGTGCACTGATCGACTTCGCCCACAGCACTCGGGGCCAAGCCATCGTCGCCGACAGCGGCTTCATCGCCCAGACCGTGCAGGCGGTGAAGGTCGCGGCAGATCCACAGATGCCGACGGATTATCGGCAACTGGCGCAGCAGGCGCAGCGGCTGTCAGTGAATTTCCGCTTCCAGGAAGGCAGCGCCACGATGGACAACAAGGCTCACCGTGACCTGCAGCGCGTACTGGATTACCTCAAGCAGCACGACAAGTTGCAGAACAAGGTGGTGCTGGTTGGTTTCGGCGACCCGAAGAACGACCCCGAGCGCGCCGAACTGCTGTCAAAACTGCGGGCCATGGCGGTACGTCGCGAGCTGGCCAGGCAAGGCGTGCTGTTTCGCGAGATCACCGGTATGGGCAGCGAACTGCCGGTGGCGGCCAATGATCAGGACAACGGCCGCATCCGCAATCGCCGCGTCGAGATCTGGGTGTACTGACGCCAGAAAATATTCCTCTGCAGGGGGCTTGGCAGCTTCTCGACTCAGCGTTAGCCTTTGCACCGCGTGACGCCGGGCCCCTCTGGCGGTGAGTGTTCTCACCGTGATGTCGGAGTCACTGAGTGGATTTCTTTCAACTCAGGCAGACATAAGGGAGGGCTCATGGACGCTCTACTTGCCTTTTTGACATCCCCCATCTTCGGTACCCCCGGCTGGTTCTGGCTAGCTTTCCTGGTACTGATCATCACTCTACTGGTACTCGACCTCGGCGTGCTGCATCGCGATCAGCATGAAATCGAGATGCGCGAGAGCCTGCTGCTGTATTCCGGCTACTTCAGTGTTGGGGTCGCCTTCGGCGGCTGGATCTGGTGGCAGCTCGGCGGCACCAAGGCGATGGAGTACTACACCGGTTTCCTGGTGGAGCAATCGCTGTCGATGGACAACGTCTTCGTCATGGCGATGATCCTCGGCTACTTCAACATCCCGCGTAAGTACCAGCATCGCGTGCTGTTCTGGGGCATTCTCGGGGTCATCGTGCTGCGCGCGATCATGATCGGCCTGGGCACGGCTCTGGTGCAGGAGTTCGACTGGATTCTCTACATCTTCGGCGCCTTCCTGCTGTTCAGCGGCATCAAGATGCTGCGCAGCGGCGGTGACGAAGAGTCGCATCCAGACCTGGCGCAGAATCCGGTGATCCGCTTCGTGCGCAAGCACATTCGCGTCACAAATGATCTGCACGAAGGCAAATTCCTGGTGCGCCTGAAAGACAAGGTCAGTGGCAAGCCGCTGCTCTATGCCACCCCACTGCTGCTGGCGCTGGTGCTGATCGAGCTGGCTGACCTGGTGTTCGCCGTGGACAGCGTGCCGGCGGTACTGGCCATCTCGCAGGATCCGTTCATCGTCTACACCTCGAACATCTTCGCCATTCTCGGCCTGCGTGCGCTGTACTTCGCCCTGGCTGCACTGATGCACCGCTTCATCTACCTGAAGTACGCCCTGGCGCTGGTGCTGATGTACATCGGCGGCAAGATCTTCCTGCACGATCTGATCAAGGTTCCCGCCCTGCTCTCACTTGGCGTAACCTTGGGTCTGCTGGCCGGTGGTGTACTCCTGTCGCTGCTGAAGACGCGAGACAAGGCCAGCGCTACCTGAGGAGAAGCGATGCGCGAAGTCTGCATAGAACTCATCGAGCGCCAGGGTCAACGGTTCTGGCAGGTGAAACTCGGACGACGCGCATTGACCTTTCAGGACGAGGCCGCTGCACGCGCCTTCGCCGCCCAACTGCATATGCGCATGGGCTGGCTGGGCCAGGAGCAGCGTTCTGACGACAGCTTGCCCTGACCCTGCAGACACAAAAGAA
The genomic region above belongs to Pseudomonas sediminis and contains:
- the xthA gene encoding exodeoxyribonuclease III encodes the protein MKIVSFNINGLRARPHQLQALIEKHQPDVIGLQETKVADEQFPEAEIRQLGYHVHYHGQKGHYGVALLSRQEPLSLHKGFPDDGEDSQRRFIYGTFADASGNPITVMNGYFPQGESRDHPVKFPAKQRFYADLQQLLVERFDPQQALVVMGDINISPEDCDIGIGEPNRLRWLKTGKCSFLPEEREWLATLKSWGLVDSFRHLNPEVNDRFSWFDYRSRGFEDDPKRGLRIDVILASQPLQARFKDAGIDYDLRGMDKPSDHAPIWLELN
- a CDS encoding substrate-binding domain-containing protein, with the translated sequence MPRALSADRDLWGRTLSLLLIGFICYALPLSVFASALPASEGNQPVLRIQGSNTIGAKVAPELLKGLFEAQGLHDIRTENGARENEQRVLARQADGRLVIVEVAAHGSGTGFTSLKDGSADLAASSRPIKDGEAATLATLGDMHSPQSEQVIAIDGLAIIVHPSNPVAALSVEQIAQLFSGEINDWAALGGKPGKVRAYARDDNSGTYDTFKELVLAPGGRTLVADAQRFESSTQLSDSVSSDPNGIGFIGLPYIRQAKAIAVAAGDSQPMLPSNTLIATEDYPLARRLFLYNDPQLTNPWARALIDFAHSTRGQAIVADSGFIAQTVQAVKVAADPQMPTDYRQLAQQAQRLSVNFRFQEGSATMDNKAHRDLQRVLDYLKQHDKLQNKVVLVGFGDPKNDPERAELLSKLRAMAVRRELARQGVLFREITGMGSELPVAANDQDNGRIRNRRVEIWVY
- a CDS encoding TerC family protein, yielding MDALLAFLTSPIFGTPGWFWLAFLVLIITLLVLDLGVLHRDQHEIEMRESLLLYSGYFSVGVAFGGWIWWQLGGTKAMEYYTGFLVEQSLSMDNVFVMAMILGYFNIPRKYQHRVLFWGILGVIVLRAIMIGLGTALVQEFDWILYIFGAFLLFSGIKMLRSGGDEESHPDLAQNPVIRFVRKHIRVTNDLHEGKFLVRLKDKVSGKPLLYATPLLLALVLIELADLVFAVDSVPAVLAISQDPFIVYTSNIFAILGLRALYFALAALMHRFIYLKYALALVLMYIGGKIFLHDLIKVPALLSLGVTLGLLAGGVLLSLLKTRDKASAT